The genomic interval TTGCACGGGTCAACAACAAGGTGAATTAGGGAggtggttcatagtaagtgggtgaaggaaatgtgtcaacattgtcctactgtctcctccattagtttgaaccgtgagattcctatgttacgcCTGCTGTTGTTTTtatgcggcactagctagtcggtAACCGCGGCGATCCctacagagggttgtaacataggattcggaacaaacctaggcttcagtaaaatgaatagggttttatagttccatcttggataTAGTCTTCTATCTCAAAGGCATATTCATatcgttctataagatctggaaatgacgggtcacacttacaagaattaataattgttagtaaagatcttgatcggaaacgataaccaaaagaactattggaatatgagttattctggaaatagtatttggtcaagaattgtcttgcttctgtgaaggaattcttgactgcccaatagtagcatttgttctaaatcaattaaatatcgttgcaaataaataaagatttattgggtacattattaaagttttgctaaaaatggatttagatgcatatttaatagagtttgtttaaaatgtttcagcaatgtcgaactcaatcatataattgtttcttttgataaatttaatagagagggttattcaaattggaagtCAAACATCAATACGATATTAGTTGTAGACGATCTGCGGGTTGTGTtgacggaggagtgtcctccagtTCCCAGTTTAACGGCTACACGAAATGTTTGGGATGTTTATGATAGGTGGGTGAGGGCAAACGAAAAACCCCAGGCCATATCTTAgcgagtatatctgatgtactcaacaagaagCATGAGGTTATGCCTACAGCCAGTGAGATTATGGCATCATTacaggagatgttcgggcaactgTTATCTTCTGTTAGACATGAAACCATCAATTATGTTTATGTAActcgcatgaaagatggaaccaacgtAAGAGAACACGTTCTAGACATGATGCTTCATTTTAACATTGCGGAGTCTCATGGGGCAATGATAGACGAGACAAGTCAAGTGAGCGTGATTCTGGAATATCTTCTTGAGAGTTATCTGTTGTTCAGGTAAAATGTTGTcatgaacaaaattacttataatttgaCGACGCTATTGAATGAGTTGCAAGCTTATCCACCaatgaagaaattgaaggaaaaagaaataaacgtTGTTTTGAAACCGAAAAAGTTTTATAAGGGGTCAACATTAGGTACGATACCCACTGATGATAAGAAAGCTGGTCCTTCTTCTTTTAAGGATAAAaccgtacaaatgaagaagaaaggaaaacgGAAAAAGAAAGCcactgcaaagaaaaacaaaaataaaattcccaagggaaaatgtttccattgtggagaagtTGGGCATTGGAAACGAAACTCAAAAATATCTGGCTGAAAAGAAAGTAGAAAAggctaaacaaggtaaatctgatttactggttgttgaaacatgtatagtggaaaattctcaccttacctggatatttgattcaggtgccgctaatcatgtttatatttttctacaggaaactagttcttggagaagactttctgtatttgagatgactttcaaggtagGAATAGGTGAACTCATTTCtgctgaagcagtgggagatgcgaagttgttttttggaaattCTTTTATCTTGctcaagaatgtgttctttatactaaagatgaaaagaaatctgaTCTCCATTTCCTGTCTATTAGAGAATATATACAAtgtatcttttgaatgtaatgaagtgtttgtttattcaagag from Benincasa hispida cultivar B227 chromosome 10, ASM972705v1, whole genome shotgun sequence carries:
- the LOC120089043 gene encoding uncharacterized protein LOC120089043; translation: MATNSKPGYHPSEPTVGEGKRKTPGHILASISDVLNKKHEVMPTASEIMASLQEMFGQLLSSVRHETINYVYVTRMKDGTNVREHVLDMMLHFNIAESHGAMIDETSQVSVILEYLLESYLLFR